The genomic stretch CTTTAATTATGCTATTTTGATGATCTAAAGAACTTGAATCAAAATTATAACCCATCTTTTTTCTAAGTTCATTATTTCCGCCAGGATATTCAGCAGGAACAAAATCTGCTGCACTACCTTCGACAGCAGTAGAAATATCTTGTAAAGATTTTTCTTCTACCTTATTTACGATGTTTGCATCGACATTTCTTTTAATAGGGATTGTGTCTTTTCCTTTAATAATAGCCTTTACTTTAAAACTCATATGTACAGCTTCTTCTTTCTTCAGATATTCTTGGAAATATCTATTTGTCATCATATTAAGCTGGAACGGTTCCGGATTTTGCTTGCTAATGGCATTTGGATATCTTTTGCTTACAAAATGATTAGAGAAATCTTCAGGCTTAAAGTTTTTAAGTTCCTGATTTTTGGTTTTCTTACCGTCAATCCACAAACCGTATTTTTTAGAATCCATAAAGTCGTTAATTTCGCTTTGTGTTACTTTCGTCTTTGCAAGTTTTTTAGGAGTATTCATAAAAAACAGAGGGGTTGCTGCTCTTTGTTCTTTTGTAAGTTGAAAGTATAGGTCGTGAAGTTTGGATCGATCAGATATGCTTACTGCTTTGTGAAATTCAGCGTATTTTTTTTGCTCTAAAAGGTTGCCGTATTTTTTTATGATTTGATTATATTCTGAAAGAGGATCGTTTGAAAATACCTTAGAAATTACATTTTCTTTTTCCTGATTTAGGTTTTCAATACTTTCTTTCGCATATGTTTTTTCTGCAAAAACTATTGCTAAAACAGCAAATGCGGGAACTGCAAGATAATTTTTCACCTTCGCAAATTTTGAATTTTTACTGGTCATCATTATAAATCGTTTTTTTGTGTTATTAAAATTAAACTGATGTATCAATGGTAGATTCTGTTGTTTTAAAATTTCCTGCAGAATCAGCTCCTGATAATTTTTTATGTTTTTATTCTTACGAATTACATGATCATCAGCAATAAACTCATGATTATTAACCATCGCTTTCTTATAAAAATAAAGGAATGGATTAAGCCAAAAAACAGCTTTTAAAATCTCTACAAAAAGAATATCAGCAGAATGTTTCTGTTTTACATGAATTTCTTCGTGCAGAAATACAGAGTCCTGAATCTTGGAATCTTTAAAATAAGTTTCAGAAAGATAAATTGTATTCCAAAAACTGAAAGGAGCTAGGTCTTGCTTCAGAAGAAAAACAGTTCTATTTTGATACGTAATTTTTCTTCCTTTTAATTTTTTGATTCTTATAACAGAATATGCAATTTTTATAATTAAAATCCCAGAAACAATACAATATGCAATTAAAAGAGCCTGTGCATAATCAAACCTTTCTTGCTGTTCAATTTGAGCCTGTAAAATAGGCTGTTCAATTTCCCCTACAAAAACAGTTTCCTGAATTTCTTTTTCAACCTGTTTTGTTTCTATTGTTGCAAATGGGATTGAAAATGAAAATAGTAAAGCTGAAATCAGGTAAAACCGATTGAAAATAAAAGTCCGTTCTTTTACCAGAACCAAATGATACAATGCGAGCAGAATTCCTGAGCATAGAATCATTTTTAAAACTATTGTTAACATGATTATTTTTTTATCTGTTGATCAATAATATCACGAAGTTCTTTCAATTGCTTTTGCGACAGTTTAGAATTTGAAGTAAAAAACGAAGCAAACTGCGTTACAGAGCTATTGAAAAAACGGTCAATCATAGAAGTCATTTCATCATTGAAATATTCTCCTTTTGCTACTTTTGGAAAATATTCTCGAGAATTTCCAAAAAGTTTAAAACCTACCAAATCTTTATTCTGCATTCTTTTAAGCACTGTTGCAACGGTAGTTGTTGCCGGTTTAGGATCAGGATATGATTCTAAAATATCTTTCAAAAATACTTTTTCTTTTTCCCAAAGAATCTCCATTACTATTTTTTCGGAATTCGTGAGTTTTATTTCATCCATATTCTACATAATTAAAATCTACTCTACAAATGTAGAATAAAATTTTAATTGTGCAACTTTTTTGTGGCATTATTTTTCCTCTCATCTCTGAACCACTAAATTTTAATTATGAAAAAACTACTATTACCCATTTTACTGGCATCCGCAACCACTATGATTTCTTGTCAAGGAAAAGGAAAGCCAAGCGAGCCTTCTGCAAAAGAAGAAAAACCAAATACCAGTTATAAGCCGGCTTTTAAAGGACAAACCCGTATTGCTCCAATAAAAACGTCAACTCCATATAATGTTGAAGTTTTAACTAAAGATCTAGGTAAACCATGGGGAATCATTAATCTGCCTGACGGAAAATTCTTGATTACTGAAAAGTCAGGCTTTATGAATGTAGTTTCTATAGACGGAAAACAAATTTCTAAAATTGAAGGCTTTCCGAAGGTAGATTCAAAAGGACAAGGCGGAATGCTCGATGTTGCACTCGATCCTAATTTTAAAACCAATAATATTATCTATTTCAGTTATTCTGAACCTTATGAAGGGGGAAATCATACAGCCGTTGCCAAAGGAAAACTTTCTCCAGACTTGAAGAACATTTCAGAGGTAAAAGTGATTTTCCGTGCGACGCCAACTTATAATGGTGATAAACACTACGGAAGCCGATTGGTTT from Chryseobacterium indoltheticum encodes the following:
- a CDS encoding M56 family metallopeptidase; the protein is MLTIVLKMILCSGILLALYHLVLVKERTFIFNRFYLISALLFSFSIPFATIETKQVEKEIQETVFVGEIEQPILQAQIEQQERFDYAQALLIAYCIVSGILIIKIAYSVIRIKKLKGRKITYQNRTVFLLKQDLAPFSFWNTIYLSETYFKDSKIQDSVFLHEEIHVKQKHSADILFVEILKAVFWLNPFLYFYKKAMVNNHEFIADDHVIRKNKNIKNYQELILQEILKQQNLPLIHQFNFNNTKKRFIMMTSKNSKFAKVKNYLAVPAFAVLAIVFAEKTYAKESIENLNQEKENVISKVFSNDPLSEYNQIIKKYGNLLEQKKYAEFHKAVSISDRSKLHDLYFQLTKEQRAATPLFFMNTPKKLAKTKVTQSEINDFMDSKKYGLWIDGKKTKNQELKNFKPEDFSNHFVSKRYPNAISKQNPEPFQLNMMTNRYFQEYLKKEEAVHMSFKVKAIIKGKDTIPIKRNVDANIVNKVEEKSLQDISTAVEGSAADFVPAEYPGGNNELRKKMGYNFDSSSLDHQNSIIKADVFIIVDENGKASGISAVGENEKFNNEAIRVAKLANENVTWTPGKKDGLAVRYKYKIPLAMQFAPNDKTQ
- a CDS encoding BlaI/MecI/CopY family transcriptional regulator; amino-acid sequence: MDEIKLTNSEKIVMEILWEKEKVFLKDILESYPDPKPATTTVATVLKRMQNKDLVGFKLFGNSREYFPKVAKGEYFNDEMTSMIDRFFNSSVTQFASFFTSNSKLSQKQLKELRDIIDQQIKK